The Cytobacillus sp. NJ13 sequence CGGAAAAGTGCAAAGATATTTGCTTGCCCAGCAATATGAAGATGGGGAATTTGATGAATTAAAAGAACGAGTGGATGAATTATTAGCTTGGGAAAGGTCTTCTCGTTTTATTGCCGCACCTCGAAATAAAATAGAACAGGAGCTTACTGAATACTTTAAGAAGGTTTTGGAGTTAAATGATGTCAGCATTTATGATCATTTTTTTGAAATGGGTGGAAATTCCTTAAAGGCAAGCCAGATTCTGGGGTTAATATTTAAAAAATATAGCATCGAAATGACTTTTGAAGAATTGTTTTTATTACCTACAGTTCATAGATTGGCGGCATTTATTCAAAGCTCTGAGAATAAAAGTAAATATTCACCATTGGCTTCAGTAGAGGAAAGCAGCTCTTATCCGATTACCCCAATGCAAAGAAAGATATATTTCATGGAGCGCTATGAAGGAATAGGAACTGCCTATAATGTAACTGCATCATTAAAAGTCACTGGCAGACTTTCGGTGGACAAAGCACAGTCCGCATTTCAGATGCTGATAGACCGCCATGAATCTCTTCGGACTAATTTTGTTACAGAGAAGGGTGAAATTCGTCAAGTTGTTAACAAATCCATAGCAACTGAAATTGTAAGAATAGATCCAAAAGATATAAATAATTTACAACAAGTGATCATTAAGCCTTTCGATCTTGTAGGTGAACAGCTAATAAGGTTTGGAATATGTGAATTAAGTACAGAAGATTTCATATTAATCTTTGATGTCCATCATATCGTGGCAGACCGAATCTCCATGAGTCTGCTGATCAATGATTTTTTTAATTTCTATGAAGGTAAGGATTTATTCCCTTTGCAGGTGCATTATAAAGATTTTTCAATATGGAATGATAAATCAAAGGAAGAGCCCTTTTTTAAAGAGCAAGAAAATTATTGGAGAAGCATTTTGGAAGGTGAGCTCCCGGTTATGGAATTTCCTGCAGATTACCGGAGGCCTAAAATTCAAAGTTTTAAAGGGGAAGTTTTGCCATTTTCAGTGAACGGGTCATTACTGGAAAATTTGAGAATGCTTGCAAAGGAAACTGATACTACATTATATATGGTTCTGCTCTCAGCATTTAACGTTCTACTTTCTAAGTATACAGGGCAAGAAGACATCATTGTAGGAACTCCTGTTTCTGGAAGGTATCACCCTGATCTAGAAAGTATCATTGGTATGTTTGTAAATACTTTGCCAATAAGGAGTTTTCCTGAATCCGATAAGTCCTACGTCAATTTTCTAAAGGAGACTAAGATTCGGATCCTCGATGCCCTAAACCATCAAAGTTATCCAACAGAAGAGCTGCTTAATGAACTTTCATATACTAAGGACCCAAGCAGGAACCCATTGTTTGATATGGTTTTTGTGATGCAAAACATGAATAAAAGTTCGTTTAATAATGAGGGGCTCGATATAACAGAAATCCCCATTAAGTCTCGATTTTCCAAATTTGATTTGACGCTTGAAGCAATTGAAACAGAGGATATCATCCATTTTAATGTTGAGTATAATAGCGGGTTATTTAAGCAGAATACAGTCAAGCGTTTCATTAATCATTTTAATAATGTATTGGCTGATATCACTCTGCATCCGCAAAAAAAATTAGCTGATATAAATATGCTAAGTGAAGAAGAGAGGTCTAACGTGCTCTTTTGCTTTAATGATACGGCGAGGGAGTTTCCGGAACATAAAACGATTCATCAATTAATTGAAGAACAGGCAGACCGTTCGCCGGATGCCCAGGCATTATTCTACAAACAGCAGACGATGACCTATAAAGAGTTAAATAAAAAGGCAAATAATCTAGCATCTTATCTAGTCCAAAAAGGGATAAGGAATGGAGATTATGTTGGCGTTTTTCTTAACCGTGGTTTTGAAATGATAATCGGGGTTTTAGGCATTCTTAAGGCTGGAGCAGCTTATGTTCCGCTTGATCCTAGTCTCCCTAAAGGCAGGCTAGACTATATAATAAATAGCCTCCAAATAAAAGCATTGGTTATTAATGATAAACAGAAAAGAAGAGCCGGGGAGCTAGCGGGAGAACACTTATCATTTTTTATCGATCCAAATCACGTGCATGACTCATTGGGCAGCCCCTCTGTGTCTGTAACTTCAGATGATAATGCCTATGTTATCTTTACATCTGGTTCTACAGGAATACCTAATGGTGTAAGGGTTAAGCATAAGTCGGTGGTTAATTTGATTGACTGGTTTAATCGGGAATTTAAAATTGGTCCTGCAGACCGAGTTTTATTTCTGACGTCCCTCAGCTTTGATTTATCTGTTTATGATATTTTTGGAATACTTTCTGCTGGAGGCTCTATCAGAATTGCTGGTAATGATGAACAGCGAAATCCTTTAATTTTACTAGAATTGATTAAAAATGATCCGATAACCTTGTGGGATTCTGCCCCAGCGGCATTTGGACAAATCGTCCCATTTATTCAAAATGGAAAAGCAGCAAGCAATAAGCTTCGGCATGTTTTCTTAAGCGGTGATTGGATTCCCTTATCAACACCTCAGATTATCTCGGAGGCATTTCCCTCCGCGAAGCTAATTAGCCTAGGTGGAGCAACGGAAGCGACTGTGTGGTCAAACTTTTATAAGGTGGACAGGGTGTTGCCGGATTGGAATAGTATTCCTTACGGGAAGCCTATCCAAAATGCCCAGTATTATATACTCGATAAACATCTTCAACCATGTCCAATTGGTGTGCCGGGTGAATTATATATAGGTGGAGATTGTTTGTCTGAAGGATATATTAATTCACCACAGTTAAACAATAAACGTTTTTTATCAAATCCATTTTTAGATTCGAAGTCTGCAAGGTTGTATAAAACAGGGGATAAGGCAAAATGGCATGAAGATGGAAATATCGAATTTTTAGGTAGACTGGACTTTCAGGTTAAGATAAGAGGTTATCGAATTGAACTGGGTGAAATACAGTCGGTGCTATCAATGCATAAAAAGGTTAAGGAAGCCCATGTATTAATGATTGAAAACAGCAATGAGGAAAAATCATTATGCGCATACATTTTATCTGAAGAAAGGATCAATCCCTCTGAGTTTAGGAGCTTCCTGGCAGAAAGAGTTCCAGAATACATGATTCCATCTTATTTTGTTGTATTAGAAAAGCTACCGGTAACCTTAAACGGAAAATTGGATAGAAAAGCATTGCCGGATCCTGATTCTTCCATTGATTTAGGCCAGCAATATGAACCCCCTAACAATAGAACTGAAGAGATTCTGGTAAACATTTGGGAAGAGTTGTTGGGGATAAAAGGAATTGGAATAAATGATAACTTCTTCGCACTCGGAGGAGACTCCATAAAGGCAATACAAGCGGCAGCGCGTTTAGATAACTATAACCTTAAGATGGATATTAACGATATTTTTAAGTTCCCGACAATTGCCGCCATAAGCAGGCAGGTGAAGCAGAATGCAAGGGACATTGATCAGGGAGCTGTAAAAGGGGATATCAACTTAACACCAGTTCAGAACTGGTTTTTTGCACAAAAATTCAAAGATAAGCACCACTTTAACCAAGCTTTTCTTATAAAGTCGAAAAGCGGATTTGAAACTGAGAAGGTCCAGCTGGTATTTGACCGTCTGCTTGAACACCATGATGCTCTTCGAATTGGCATAAATAAAACAAAGGAAGGCATAAAGCTATTTAATCATGATTTAGAGGTTAAGTCGCCAAAGGTAATTTTATATGACTTAACGGAAGAAAATGAGCCTGAAGGGCTGATAAGTAAAGAGGCAGAGCAGCTTCAAAAAGAAATTGATTTGAGTCACCCTCCTTTCTTAAAGTTAGCTCAATTCAATTCAAAAGATGGTGCATATCTTCTGATGATTATTCATCACCTCATTATTGATGGAGTATCTTGGCGGATATTGTTTGAAGATTTTGTCAAAGGCTACAAAAGTGCGTTGTCTGGTCAGGAAATAAATTTCCCCCCTAAAATGGATTCCTTCCAGACTTGGTCTAATCAGCTGGATATTTATTCAAAGAGTTTGACTTTAGAAAATGAGATTCCTTATTGGAGAAAGATTTCTAATTGCATGGAAGCGGCTTTGCCGAAAGATATTAATAGTCACAATAATAAAAATAACTCCTCAGAAACTATCGAATTTTATCTTGATGAAATTTATACGGAAAACCTTTTGACAAAATCAAGTCAGGCATTTAATACCGGTGTTGAAACGATACTATTAACGGCATTAAGTCTGGCAATATACGAATGGACGAAAAAGGCTGCAGTTTCCATAAATTTAGAGGGACACGGCAGAATAAACATTACTAAGGATTTGAAGATTGATAGAACGGTCGGATGGTTCACATCTATGTATCCGGTTCTTCTTGAATTTGATCCATATAAAAGTAAAGGTTATCAAATTAAACAGATTAAAGAATTGCTCATAAAGGTTCCAAACGGAGGGATTGGCTACGGGTTATTGAAATATAGTTCACATTCTATTGCCGGGGAATTTAATAATGATATGAATCCTGAAATTAGCTTTAACTACCTAGGTCAATTTAATCGTGAAATTGACGGGAAAGCTATTACTCTTTCCTATTTACCTTTAGGTGATACGGTAAGTCCCGAAGCAAACAGACCATATTCGTTGAATATTAATTGTTATGTAAAAGATGATCAGTTCGTTATGATGCTTGAGTACAGCAGCAATGAGTATCTAAGCCAAACCATGAATATGCTGACCAATCTTTATAAAAAGCATCTGATTGAACTAATTGACTACTGTACGAATGCAGAACAAGAGCTAACGCCAAGTGACCTAACCTTTAGCGGTTTCGATATTGAAGAACTAGAAAGTTTTATCCAGGAAGTTGCTGTAGGACTGGCAGATGAGGAGTAAGCGATTATGAGCCAAAAAATTGAGATTCAAAATATATATTCCTTAACACCATTACAAGAGGGGATTTTATTTCATTATTTAATGGATGAAGGAACGA is a genomic window containing:
- a CDS encoding amino acid adenylation domain-containing protein, which codes for MKVKNLLQLLELNLEDETRGVTFISNKQDQHITYNELHQKSLHILGGLQRKGIKTGSEIIILTNEVNVFVYMFWACIMGGFIPVPVSAGNTNEHKYKLLKIWKQMNDPFLFMDQKGSRILKSLSSIKGAVSLIKHIEDKTIYFEDVDGFAAAGKLHYANPKDIAMIQFSSGSTGEPKGVTLTHENLITNLEGIVEADPNHWAGDKFFSWMPLTHDLGLIGFHLAPIAAKIHQYLMPTNMFIRSPLSWLNKVQEYKATVLSSPNFGYKFLLDRFKNEGTDELDLSSVRKIVNGAEPISYDLTREFIEVLHPFGLRENVMVPSYGMAEAAVGVTFPVVNDGFLPIYIDRKTLKINSKIKRFSHYNPNAAVLVSLGKAIKGTSIRICNEDGKELGNNRVGRVQIQGNNVTSGYYNNSEATKQVMTKDGWLITGDLGFMNDGDLTITGREKDIIFINGQNYYPHDIERVAEHVEGIELGRIAVCGVLNEDLQKEDVIAFVLYRGPFEEFGSTCSQLKEHLNRELAIDLASVLPVKKIPRTTSGKVQRYLLAQQYEDGEFDELKERVDELLAWERSSRFIAAPRNKIEQELTEYFKKVLELNDVSIYDHFFEMGGNSLKASQILGLIFKKYSIEMTFEELFLLPTVHRLAAFIQSSENKSKYSPLASVEESSSYPITPMQRKIYFMERYEGIGTAYNVTASLKVTGRLSVDKAQSAFQMLIDRHESLRTNFVTEKGEIRQVVNKSIATEIVRIDPKDINNLQQVIIKPFDLVGEQLIRFGICELSTEDFILIFDVHHIVADRISMSLLINDFFNFYEGKDLFPLQVHYKDFSIWNDKSKEEPFFKEQENYWRSILEGELPVMEFPADYRRPKIQSFKGEVLPFSVNGSLLENLRMLAKETDTTLYMVLLSAFNVLLSKYTGQEDIIVGTPVSGRYHPDLESIIGMFVNTLPIRSFPESDKSYVNFLKETKIRILDALNHQSYPTEELLNELSYTKDPSRNPLFDMVFVMQNMNKSSFNNEGLDITEIPIKSRFSKFDLTLEAIETEDIIHFNVEYNSGLFKQNTVKRFINHFNNVLADITLHPQKKLADINMLSEEERSNVLFCFNDTAREFPEHKTIHQLIEEQADRSPDAQALFYKQQTMTYKELNKKANNLASYLVQKGIRNGDYVGVFLNRGFEMIIGVLGILKAGAAYVPLDPSLPKGRLDYIINSLQIKALVINDKQKRRAGELAGEHLSFFIDPNHVHDSLGSPSVSVTSDDNAYVIFTSGSTGIPNGVRVKHKSVVNLIDWFNREFKIGPADRVLFLTSLSFDLSVYDIFGILSAGGSIRIAGNDEQRNPLILLELIKNDPITLWDSAPAAFGQIVPFIQNGKAASNKLRHVFLSGDWIPLSTPQIISEAFPSAKLISLGGATEATVWSNFYKVDRVLPDWNSIPYGKPIQNAQYYILDKHLQPCPIGVPGELYIGGDCLSEGYINSPQLNNKRFLSNPFLDSKSARLYKTGDKAKWHEDGNIEFLGRLDFQVKIRGYRIELGEIQSVLSMHKKVKEAHVLMIENSNEEKSLCAYILSEERINPSEFRSFLAERVPEYMIPSYFVVLEKLPVTLNGKLDRKALPDPDSSIDLGQQYEPPNNRTEEILVNIWEELLGIKGIGINDNFFALGGDSIKAIQAAARLDNYNLKMDINDIFKFPTIAAISRQVKQNARDIDQGAVKGDINLTPVQNWFFAQKFKDKHHFNQAFLIKSKSGFETEKVQLVFDRLLEHHDALRIGINKTKEGIKLFNHDLEVKSPKVILYDLTEENEPEGLISKEAEQLQKEIDLSHPPFLKLAQFNSKDGAYLLMIIHHLIIDGVSWRILFEDFVKGYKSALSGQEINFPPKMDSFQTWSNQLDIYSKSLTLENEIPYWRKISNCMEAALPKDINSHNNKNNSSETIEFYLDEIYTENLLTKSSQAFNTGVETILLTALSLAIYEWTKKAAVSINLEGHGRINITKDLKIDRTVGWFTSMYPVLLEFDPYKSKGYQIKQIKELLIKVPNGGIGYGLLKYSSHSIAGEFNNDMNPEISFNYLGQFNREIDGKAITLSYLPLGDTVSPEANRPYSLNINCYVKDDQFVMMLEYSSNEYLSQTMNMLTNLYKKHLIELIDYCTNAEQELTPSDLTFSGFDIEELESFIQEVAVGLADEE